In a single window of the Melanotaenia boesemani isolate fMelBoe1 chromosome 22, fMelBoe1.pri, whole genome shotgun sequence genome:
- the matn3a gene encoding matrilin-3a produces the protein MSMRMKPFLWSLLYCAALLLSDVVQATYHLGLGDPQLIAAQSYAQSRHNGRPPLRTLDPAKTDSECRSRPLDLVFIIDSSRSVRPAEFEKVKIFLADMVDTLDVGSDATRVAVVNYASTVKIEFLLKDHFNKLDLKKAISRIEPLAAGTMTGLAIKTAVNDAFTEQSGARPRSRKISKVAIIVTDGRPQDQVEEVSAAARASGIEIYAVGVDRADMRSLQLMASIPLEDHVFYVETYGVIEKLTSKFRETLCGVDPCAMGHDCEHICVNSNASYYCKCRNGYILNVDKKTCSLKQVKVEVVEDPCKCEARLAFQKQTQAAIQQLTTKLANIAGRIEHLENMLGRA, from the exons ATGAGCATGAGGATGAAGCCTTTTCTGTGGAGCCTCCTGTACTGTGCTGCGCTGCTGCTGTCTGATGTCGTGCAGGCCACATACCACCTGGGGTTGGGGGATCCTCAGCTGATAGCCGCACAAAGTTATGCTCAGAGCAGACATAATGGTCGTCCACCGCTTAGGACCCTGGATCCAGCAA AGACAGACTCTGAGTGCAGGAGCCGTCCCCTGGACCTGGTCTTCATCATTGACAGTTCCCGGAGCGTACGTCCTGCTGAGTTTGAGAAGGTCAAAATATTCCTGGCTGACATGGTTGACACACTCGACGTGGGATCGGATGCCACCAGAGTGGCTGTGGTTAACTATGCCAGCACGGTCAAGATCGAGTTCCTGCTCAAAGACCATTTCAACAAACTGGACTTGAAGAAAGCCATCTCCCGCATTGAGCCCTTGGCAGCCGGCACCATGACCGGCCTCGCCATCAAGACAGCAGTGAATGATGCCTTCACCGAGCAGTCTGGAGCCCGGCCTCGCTCAAGGAAAATCTCCAAGGTGGCCATCATTGTTACCGACGGAAGACCTCAAGACCAGGTTGAAGAAGTGTCTGCTGCAGCCCGGGCTTCAGGCATAGAGATCTACGCAGTGGGTGTGGATCGTGCAGACATGCGTTCTTTGCAGCTGATGGCCAGCATACCTCTGGAGGACCATGTCTTCTATGTTGAGACCTACGGCGTTATTGAGAAGCTCACCTCCAAGTTCAGGGAGACGCTGTGTG GTGTGGACCCCTGTGCCATGGGACATGACTGCGAACACATTTGTGTCAACAGCAACGCCTCCTATTACTGCAAGTGCCGGAATGGTTATATCTTGAATGTGGACAAGAAAACATGTTCCCTGAAAC AGGtgaaggtggaggtggtggaggaccCCTGTAAATGTGAGGCCAGACTGGCGTTCCAGAAGCAGACACAGGCGGCCATCCAGCAGCTCACAACCAAGC TAGCCAACATCGCTGGGAGAATAGAGCATCTGGAGAACATGTTGGGCCGTGCTTAA
- the LOC121634283 gene encoding uncharacterized protein LOC121634283 isoform X2: protein MGHLFFLRWFLLFIVVTNMEAQQKTLSIETKCLGSVMRMDIGPVVGKVLEVAAVINNTAVVVSPHLASQCGFSMKTRPGKILTYVSLQNCFAQNVDDKTFTTPLHLRLHGSHSADELYQVAETCHYAAWASREVICTHNYMEVSVKRAAPHDYTLPEHPIQQTGPKPATSRRAAEISIDTGFKITTVVLYTPAGEKHMSVADIQRSGYGISNTPTRLVLRSPMMAPETYTQNVARIPMRVFKTSTIFEKQWLATQIDAAAACPLQEGSVFFSSTTITWYLPRQISPMMSSSHFNLLEVHFGIDGQRLSAAEMQANHYSLSLNDLYIVTQIPVGAVGGYYKSHVQHNHYYISYVIEPMLELLWTEDSAHEHTRYKVLFHIETPLVPGSLQLTDNTVPAEHMFKIVLGHFAPDVVLVNITFPSEVLSVADCNARGFNMLEHISPNGSMKVFSLQVPFTDPAVSKMKGDGVIVLSLHLTFGLLILDKFVPFSHTAYVETVLNDMVSPSVSGVCDHQNFYILVKYGTRGLNFQTTIGKRPMTPSLAQDYHYMENGTHFSFVVPFSSPDVAVEAIASSSLTSRLDVVLSNPENNDNIKDFSLVCNFPLALTECFPNGTMTALAIKLESVPSLNPRHLTLKDPTCGPIHSNDHYAHFIFTVNSCGTTRKFLPNAMLYENEISLPEGIQKATTGSDSEEPEYELKILCSYDINTSRAVAFNTRLRRSEPYAENSKGQLQIEMRLALDNSYSEFQQLEDYPIAKYLQQPLYFEVQLKSTNPQVSLELENCWATQDEDRNSQPRWNLIINGCPNPVDPYQVVFHPVWPDARVQYPSHFKRFEVQMFAFAESQDDLSSQLFVHCDAVICDAKNPLGGVCSGQCPNPENGTKGQRRDVSDVHGFKYVSVGPINLSQ from the exons ATGggccatttatttttcttaag GTGGTTCTTGCTCTTTATAGTGGTTACTAACATGGAGgctcaacagaaaacattaa gtattgaaacaaaatgtctggGGAGTGTCATGCGGATGGATATCGGTCCTGTTGTTGGAAAAGTTTTGGAAGTTGCTGCTGTCATAA ATAacactgctgttgttgtttcacCACATCTGGCATCGCAGTGTGGCTTCAGCATGAAGACAAGGCCGGGCAAGATCTTGACTTATGTCTCCCTCCAAAACTGTTTTGCCCAAAAtgtg GATGATAAAACGTTCACCACTCCATTACATCTTCGACTCCATGGGAGCCACTCTGCTGATGAGTTGTACCAAGTGGCTGAAACCTGCCACTATGCCGCCTGGGCCTCAAGGGAAGTCATCTGTACTCATAACTACATGGAG GTTTCTGTGAAAAGGGCTGCTCCCCATGACTACACTCTACCTGAACATCCCATCCAACAGACAGGCCCAAAGCCTGCTACTTCTCGACGAGCTGCAGAG ATCTCTATAGACACTGGCTTTAAAATTACAACTGTTGTGCTCTACACTCCTGCTGGAGAGAAGCATATGAGTGTGGCCGACATTCAGAGAAGTGGGTATGGGATCAGTAATACTCCTACAAGGCTGGTTCTACGAAGCCCAATGATGGCACCGGAAACGTACACCCAGAAT GTAGCACGGATCCCTATGAGGGTTTTTAAAACTTCAACAATCTTTGAAAAACAGTGGTTGGCAACTCAAattgatgcagcagctgcttgtccaCTGCAAGAAG GTAGTGTCTTCTTCTCTTCTACCACAATCACCTGGTATCTGCCCAGGCAAATCAGCCCAATGATGTCGTCCAGCCATTTCAATCTGTTGGAGGTACACTTTGGAATTGACGGACAAAGGCTCAGCGCTGCTGAGATGCAGGCCAATCACTACTCCTTATCTCTGAATGACCTCTACATTGTCACTCAAATTCCTGTTGGAGCTGTTGGCGGCTATTATAAG AGTCATGTTCAACATAATCATTACTACATCTCTTATGTGATTGAGCCCATGCTTGAGTTGCTCTGGACTGAAGACTCTGCTCATGAGCACACGAGATACAAAGTACTCTTTCACATTGAAACACCCTTGGTGCCTGGATCTCTCCAGCTTACTGACA ATACAGTTCCAGCTGAGCACATGTTTAAAATTGTGCTCGGGCATTTTGCACCTGATGTGGTTCTAGTAAACATCACCTTCCCTTCGGAGGTTTTGTCTGTGGCTGACTGCAATGCCAGAGGCTTCAACATGCTTGAGCACATCTCTCCTAATGGCAGCATGAAGGTCTTTTCTCTTCAAGTGCCCTTCACAGACCCTGCTGTGTCAAAAATG AAAGGCGATGGCGTTATTGTCTTGTCTCTTCACCTGACCTTTGGCTTGCTGATTCTGGATAAGTTTGTACCCTTTTCTCACACAGCCTATGTGGAAACTGTTTTAAATGACATGG TTTCACCTTCTGTCAGTGGAGTATGTGATCATCAGAACTTTTATATCCTTGTGAAATACGGAACCCGAGGCTTAAACTTCCAGACCACAATAGGAAAGCGGCCGATGACCCCAAGTTTGGCTCAGGATTACCACTACATGGAGAATGGGACACATTTCAGCTTTGTTGTACCATTTTCATCCCCTGATGTCGCAGTTGAG GCTATTGCATCATCCTCCCTTACAAGCCGACTTGATGTGGTTTTAAGTAATCCAGAGAACAATGATAACATTAAAGACTTCTCTTTAGTGTGCAATTTTCCATTGGCACTGACGG AGTGTTTTCCCAATGGAACAATGACTGCCCTGGCTATAAAACTGGAATCGGTTCCTTCTCTGAACCCACGTCACCTCACCCTGAAAGACCCCACCTGTGGCCCCATCCACAGCAATGACCACTATGCTCATTTTATCTTCACTGTGAATTCCTGTGGGACTACAAGGAAG TTTTTGCCCAATGCCATGTTGTATGAAAATGAGATCTCGCTGCCAGAAGGGATTCAAAAAGCAACAACAGGATCTGACTCTGAGGAACCAGAATATGA gttgAAGATTTTATGCTCTTATGACATCAACACAAGCCGTGCAGTGGCCTTCAACACCAGACTTCGCAGGAGTGAACCATATGCTGAAAACTCAAAAGGCCAGCTACAAATTGAAATGAGGCTGGCTTTGG ACAACTCGTACAGCGAGTTCCAGCAGCTTGAGGATTACCCCATAGCAAAATATCTACAACAGCCACTCTACTTTGAGGTGCAGCTGAAGTCTACAAACCCTCAAGTATCACTGGAGTTGGAGAACTGCTGGGCAACACAGGATGAGGACAGGAATTCCCAACCCAGATGGAATCTGATAATCAATGG CTGTCCAAACCCAGTGGATCCATATCAGGTGGTCTTCCATCCTGTGTGGCCTGATGCCAGAGTTCAGTATCCATCTCATTTTAAGCGCTTTGAGGTCCAGATGTTTGCTTTTGCGGAAAGCCAAGATGACTTGAGTAGCCAG CTCTTCGTCCATTGTGATGCTGTGATCTGTGATGCCAAAAATCCCCTTGGTGGAGTTTGTAGTGGGCAGTGTCCAAACCCAGAAAATGGGACAAAAG GTCAAAGACGTGATGTTTCAGATGTTCATGGTTTCAAATATGTATCTGTGGGACCAATAAACCTAAGCcaataa
- the zpax1 gene encoding zona pellucida protein AX 1 produces the protein MRKPEKILLWTMVASIFVLGQAWPNVKLGSQTSSGLKSDCAGNLMRLSMDEALAMGNQLEVDAINVTQHILLTPSLAAQCGYSMESDPWGNTRIYASLLGCYVDNTDDTTFTVGLKLQLYRSGSSEVAHHEVVQTCSYTRWASKEILCDRNYMEASTRMAAHGPQAEAKGQVRKDDSQINAIPGATGDVHGIWKVTFFTPEPVAMVLKEAEQAGYSARTTSTRLVMRSPYNTAETYFEDVAGVPMEAFRVSVYHKAQQGLNVVNLAAACPRGGVLFTEDLISWHVPRRVSPLTEGKVKIVEMHMGINGQRLDKAQMAARGYTLATTDFHIVQEIPVGSPDGYYKSHAPDYQYHITYNIEPMLEVLWRAENNQDDTRYKVLFPISTPPMARPPHTDDRTIPEDRVFTVYVGTFLHDVELRNITFSTGVLTVEESNARGLTVEEHILSNGTIVFALHVAFASDVVLKHNPEPLATTYVLPLVFGFIIHPEATTFAHSVELQASLHDVVLPTLTGTCDENQFYVSVKYGNQGHNFQTMVGTKDLTPELAQKLKFLDNGTHFSIEVPYADEVTAFELITTSSIRARLDVLLWDPRNQWVLGDLYLACNFPLLTTRCHPNGTISSLAVKVESVPNLNPSWLTLKDQSCRPVFSDDRFAHFTFSAGSCGTTRTFFDHYMLYENEISLYYNDKVARKSPIDPDYRQIISCYYIVNDTQAIAFSSKPRRYDPKAEIGSGHLMVQMRLAQDHSYNYFYQAEDYPVEKHLRQPLYFEVELQSSDPHLELILENCWATRQEDRTSVPSWDIIVDSCENPDDKYATIFHPVVMDDRVSVPSHIKRFSMKMFTFIQDDKVLQDEIYVHCDVVVCDQTSPAEGVCQGQCTHSGRKPSHKGERRQSIGSTHQKISSGPIALTSQMS, from the exons ATGCGGAAGCCTGAGAAGAT tttattatgGACCATGGTGGCTTCAATTTTTGTCTTGGGTCAAGCATGGCCAAATGTGAAGCTTGGTTCGCAGACAA GCAGCGGGTTGAAGTCAGATTGTGCAGGTAATCTGATGAGGCTGTCTATGGATGAGGCTCTTGCTATGGGGAACCAACTTGAGGTTGATGCAATCA ATGTCACCCAGCATATTCTATTGACGCCCAGTCTGGCTGCTCAGTGTGGATACAGCATGGAGTCTGACCCATGGGGCAACACTCGAATCTACGCATCTCTCCTGGGTTGCTATGTGGACAACACA GATGACACAACATTTACAGTTGGTTTGAAGCTCCAACTGTACAGAAGTGGTTCATCTGAAGTGGCTCATCATGAAGTGGTGCAGACCTGTAGCTATACTCGCTGGGCCTCCAAAGAGATTCTCTGTGACAGAAACTACATGGAA GCATCTACTAGGATGGCTGCACATGGTCCACAAGCTGAAGCTAAGGGGCAGGTTCGGAAGGATGATTCCCAAATCAATGCCATTCCTGGT GCCACAGGTGATGTCCATGGAATCTGGAAAGTGACTTTCTTTACTCCTGAACCTGTAGCAATGGTGCTCAAGGAAGCTGAACAGGCCGGTTATAGTGCTAGGACTACATCAACCCGCCTGGTTATGCGCAGCCCATACAATACAGCAGAGACTTATTTTGAGGAT GTGGCTGGAGTTCCCATGGAAGCCTTCAGGGTTAGTGTTTACCACAAAGCTCAACAAGGTCTGAATGTTGTCAATTTGGCAGCTGCTTGTCCAAGAG GTGGTGTCCTGTTCACTGAGGACCTAATCTCATGGCATGTGCCTCGCCGTGTTAGCCCTCTAACAGAAGGCAAGGTTAAAATAGTAGAAATGCACATGGGAATCAATGGTCAAAGGCTAGATAAGGCCCAGATGGCTGCAAGAGGTTACACGCTTGCTACAACAGACTTCCACATTGTTCAGGAGATCCCAGTGGGCTCACCTGATGGCTATTACAAG AGTCACGCCCCAGATTACCAGTACCACATCACCTACAACATTGAGCCCATGCTTGAAGTGCTGTGGAGGGCTGAGAACAACCAAGATGACACCAGATACAAGGTTTTGTTCCCAATTAGCACACCGCCAATGGCTCGCCCCCCTCATACTGATGACC GTACCATCCCAGAGGACCGTGTGTTCACTGTCTATGTTGGGACCTTCCTTCATGATGTGGAGCTGAGAAACATCACTTTTTCTACTGGAGTCCTTACTGTTGAGGAGAGCAATGCCAGAGGCCTCACTGTTGAGGAGCATATCCTTTCAAATGGAACAATTGTCTTCGCTTTACATGTGGCCTTTGCTTCTGATGTGGTCCTGAAGCAT AATCCTGAACCGCTGGCTACAACCTACGTCCTCCCTCTGGTCTTTGGCTTCATTATCCATCCTGAAGCTACTACCTTTGCCCACTCAGTGGAGTTGCAGGCATCTCTGCATGACGTTG TGCTGCCTACACTTACTGGCACCTGTGATGAGAATCAGTTTTATGTCAGTGTTAAATATGGGAACCAAGGCCACAACTTCCAAACCATGGTTGGTACCAAAGACTTGACACCTGAGCTGGCACAAAAACTCAAGTTCCTAGACAACGGCACACACTTCAGTATTGAAGTGCCATATGCTGATGAAGTTACTGCATTTGAG CTGATTACCACCAGCTCAATCAGAGCCAGACTTGATGTTCTGCTGTGGGACCCCAGAAACCAGTGGGTACTTGGTGACCTCTATTTGGCCTGCAACTTCCCCTTGCTGACAACCA ggtGCCACCCCAATGGAACAATCTCATCCCTAGCTGTAAAGGTGGAATCTGTACCCAATCTAAACCCAAGCTGGCTCACCCTGAAGGACCAGTCCTGCAGACCAGTGTTCAGTGACGATCGCTTTGCTCACTTTACATTTAGTGCTGGCTCTTGTGGAACAACTAGGACA TTCTTCGACCACTACATGCTGTACGAGAATGAGATTTCCCTCTATTACAATGACAAAGTAGCCCGCAAATCACCAATTGACCCTGATTACAG GCAAATTATCTCCTGCTACTATATAGTCAACGACACTCAGGCTATTGCCTTTAGTTCTAAACCAAGACGCTATGATCCCAAAGCAGAGATTGGGTCAGGGCATCTGATGGTGCAAATGAGGTTGGCCCAGG ATCATTCATACAACTACTTCTATCAAGCTGAAGATTATCCAGTAGAGAAACATCTTAGGCAGCCTTTGTACTTTGAGGTGGAACTTCAGTCAAGTGACCCCCATTTGGAGCTTATCTTGGAGAACTGCTGGGCTACCCGTCAAGAAGACAGGACCTCTGTCCCCAGTTGGGACATCATTGTGGACAG CTGTGAGAACCCTGACGACAAATATGCAACCATTTTCCACCCTGTTGTAATGGATGACAGAGTTTCAGTTCCCTCTCACATCAAGCGCTTCTCAATGAAGATGTTTACTTTCATTCAGGATGACAAGGTTCTGCAAGATGAG ATCTACGTCCACTgtgatgttgttgtttgtgACCAAACTAGCCCTGCTGAAGGGGTCTGCCAAGGCCAGTGTACTCACTCAGGCAGGAAGCCCTCACACAAAGGGGAAAGGA GACAAAGTATAGGCTCAACCCACCAAAAGATCTCCTCTGGACCCATTGCATTGACAAGTCAAATGTCCTAA
- the ttc32 gene encoding tetratricopeptide repeat protein 32 gives MEENSSQILEEAHSEFTKRNFKQAEGLYTKLISSCLQSRECEAGKLATAYNNRGQIKYLRVDFHEAVEDYSSAIQANSQFEIPYYNRGLIHYRLGFFDDAKSDFQRALTLNPDFEDAKVSLQQTLLDQQQKKIRGY, from the exons ATGGAGGAGAACAGTTCCCAAATACTGGAAGAGGCGCACTCTGAGTTTACCAAGCGTAATTTCAAACAGGCAGAAGGGCTTTATACTAAATTAATCTCTTCCTGTTTGCAGTCCAG GGAATGTGAAGCTGGTAAGTTGGCCACAGCTTATAACAACCGCGGTCAGATAAAGTACCTCCGGGTGGATTTTCATGAAGCAGTAGAAGACTATTCCTCGGCAATACAGGCTAACAGCCAGTTTGAAATCCCTTACTACAACAGAGGACTTATCCACTATAGATTAG GCTTTTTTGATGACGCCAAAAGTGACTTCCAGCGAGCACTAACACTCAATCCAGATTTTGAAGATGCCAAAGTGAGCCTGCAACAAACACTTCTGGACCAGCAGCAAAAGAAAATCCGTGGTTACTGA
- the LOC121634283 gene encoding uncharacterized protein LOC121634283 isoform X1 codes for MGHLFFLRWFLLFIVVTNMEAQQKTLSIETKCLGSVMRMDIGPVVGKVLEVAAVINNTAVVVSPHLASQCGFSMKTRPGKILTYVSLQNCFAQNVDDKTFTTPLHLRLHGSHSADELYQVAETCHYAAWASREVICTHNYMEVSVKRAAPHDYTLPEHPIQQTGPKPATSRRAAEKISIDTGFKITTVVLYTPAGEKHMSVADIQRSGYGISNTPTRLVLRSPMMAPETYTQNVARIPMRVFKTSTIFEKQWLATQIDAAAACPLQEGSVFFSSTTITWYLPRQISPMMSSSHFNLLEVHFGIDGQRLSAAEMQANHYSLSLNDLYIVTQIPVGAVGGYYKSHVQHNHYYISYVIEPMLELLWTEDSAHEHTRYKVLFHIETPLVPGSLQLTDNTVPAEHMFKIVLGHFAPDVVLVNITFPSEVLSVADCNARGFNMLEHISPNGSMKVFSLQVPFTDPAVSKMKGDGVIVLSLHLTFGLLILDKFVPFSHTAYVETVLNDMVSPSVSGVCDHQNFYILVKYGTRGLNFQTTIGKRPMTPSLAQDYHYMENGTHFSFVVPFSSPDVAVEAIASSSLTSRLDVVLSNPENNDNIKDFSLVCNFPLALTECFPNGTMTALAIKLESVPSLNPRHLTLKDPTCGPIHSNDHYAHFIFTVNSCGTTRKFLPNAMLYENEISLPEGIQKATTGSDSEEPEYELKILCSYDINTSRAVAFNTRLRRSEPYAENSKGQLQIEMRLALDNSYSEFQQLEDYPIAKYLQQPLYFEVQLKSTNPQVSLELENCWATQDEDRNSQPRWNLIINGCPNPVDPYQVVFHPVWPDARVQYPSHFKRFEVQMFAFAESQDDLSSQLFVHCDAVICDAKNPLGGVCSGQCPNPENGTKGQRRDVSDVHGFKYVSVGPINLSQ; via the exons ATGggccatttatttttcttaag GTGGTTCTTGCTCTTTATAGTGGTTACTAACATGGAGgctcaacagaaaacattaa gtattgaaacaaaatgtctggGGAGTGTCATGCGGATGGATATCGGTCCTGTTGTTGGAAAAGTTTTGGAAGTTGCTGCTGTCATAA ATAacactgctgttgttgtttcacCACATCTGGCATCGCAGTGTGGCTTCAGCATGAAGACAAGGCCGGGCAAGATCTTGACTTATGTCTCCCTCCAAAACTGTTTTGCCCAAAAtgtg GATGATAAAACGTTCACCACTCCATTACATCTTCGACTCCATGGGAGCCACTCTGCTGATGAGTTGTACCAAGTGGCTGAAACCTGCCACTATGCCGCCTGGGCCTCAAGGGAAGTCATCTGTACTCATAACTACATGGAG GTTTCTGTGAAAAGGGCTGCTCCCCATGACTACACTCTACCTGAACATCCCATCCAACAGACAGGCCCAAAGCCTGCTACTTCTCGACGAGCTGCAGAG AAGATCTCTATAGACACTGGCTTTAAAATTACAACTGTTGTGCTCTACACTCCTGCTGGAGAGAAGCATATGAGTGTGGCCGACATTCAGAGAAGTGGGTATGGGATCAGTAATACTCCTACAAGGCTGGTTCTACGAAGCCCAATGATGGCACCGGAAACGTACACCCAGAAT GTAGCACGGATCCCTATGAGGGTTTTTAAAACTTCAACAATCTTTGAAAAACAGTGGTTGGCAACTCAAattgatgcagcagctgcttgtccaCTGCAAGAAG GTAGTGTCTTCTTCTCTTCTACCACAATCACCTGGTATCTGCCCAGGCAAATCAGCCCAATGATGTCGTCCAGCCATTTCAATCTGTTGGAGGTACACTTTGGAATTGACGGACAAAGGCTCAGCGCTGCTGAGATGCAGGCCAATCACTACTCCTTATCTCTGAATGACCTCTACATTGTCACTCAAATTCCTGTTGGAGCTGTTGGCGGCTATTATAAG AGTCATGTTCAACATAATCATTACTACATCTCTTATGTGATTGAGCCCATGCTTGAGTTGCTCTGGACTGAAGACTCTGCTCATGAGCACACGAGATACAAAGTACTCTTTCACATTGAAACACCCTTGGTGCCTGGATCTCTCCAGCTTACTGACA ATACAGTTCCAGCTGAGCACATGTTTAAAATTGTGCTCGGGCATTTTGCACCTGATGTGGTTCTAGTAAACATCACCTTCCCTTCGGAGGTTTTGTCTGTGGCTGACTGCAATGCCAGAGGCTTCAACATGCTTGAGCACATCTCTCCTAATGGCAGCATGAAGGTCTTTTCTCTTCAAGTGCCCTTCACAGACCCTGCTGTGTCAAAAATG AAAGGCGATGGCGTTATTGTCTTGTCTCTTCACCTGACCTTTGGCTTGCTGATTCTGGATAAGTTTGTACCCTTTTCTCACACAGCCTATGTGGAAACTGTTTTAAATGACATGG TTTCACCTTCTGTCAGTGGAGTATGTGATCATCAGAACTTTTATATCCTTGTGAAATACGGAACCCGAGGCTTAAACTTCCAGACCACAATAGGAAAGCGGCCGATGACCCCAAGTTTGGCTCAGGATTACCACTACATGGAGAATGGGACACATTTCAGCTTTGTTGTACCATTTTCATCCCCTGATGTCGCAGTTGAG GCTATTGCATCATCCTCCCTTACAAGCCGACTTGATGTGGTTTTAAGTAATCCAGAGAACAATGATAACATTAAAGACTTCTCTTTAGTGTGCAATTTTCCATTGGCACTGACGG AGTGTTTTCCCAATGGAACAATGACTGCCCTGGCTATAAAACTGGAATCGGTTCCTTCTCTGAACCCACGTCACCTCACCCTGAAAGACCCCACCTGTGGCCCCATCCACAGCAATGACCACTATGCTCATTTTATCTTCACTGTGAATTCCTGTGGGACTACAAGGAAG TTTTTGCCCAATGCCATGTTGTATGAAAATGAGATCTCGCTGCCAGAAGGGATTCAAAAAGCAACAACAGGATCTGACTCTGAGGAACCAGAATATGA gttgAAGATTTTATGCTCTTATGACATCAACACAAGCCGTGCAGTGGCCTTCAACACCAGACTTCGCAGGAGTGAACCATATGCTGAAAACTCAAAAGGCCAGCTACAAATTGAAATGAGGCTGGCTTTGG ACAACTCGTACAGCGAGTTCCAGCAGCTTGAGGATTACCCCATAGCAAAATATCTACAACAGCCACTCTACTTTGAGGTGCAGCTGAAGTCTACAAACCCTCAAGTATCACTGGAGTTGGAGAACTGCTGGGCAACACAGGATGAGGACAGGAATTCCCAACCCAGATGGAATCTGATAATCAATGG CTGTCCAAACCCAGTGGATCCATATCAGGTGGTCTTCCATCCTGTGTGGCCTGATGCCAGAGTTCAGTATCCATCTCATTTTAAGCGCTTTGAGGTCCAGATGTTTGCTTTTGCGGAAAGCCAAGATGACTTGAGTAGCCAG CTCTTCGTCCATTGTGATGCTGTGATCTGTGATGCCAAAAATCCCCTTGGTGGAGTTTGTAGTGGGCAGTGTCCAAACCCAGAAAATGGGACAAAAG GTCAAAGACGTGATGTTTCAGATGTTCATGGTTTCAAATATGTATCTGTGGGACCAATAAACCTAAGCcaataa